Proteins from one Entomospira culicis genomic window:
- the recF gene encoding DNA replication/repair protein RecF (All proteins in this family for which functions are known are DNA-binding proteins that assist the filamentation of RecA onto DNA for the initiation of recombination or recombinational repair.), with amino-acid sequence MLEEIYLYQFRNLATMCLALDAKHIILVGQNGAGKSNFLEAIYYACLGSSFRERQDEQIVHFEKHQFALKGIHRIDKYFDTVNIQYQEKRKEIFLNKVILRDRKELLMRYPCVIFGYHDSALIHGEPSLRRQFFDQMASLVYGDSYILSLRAYQHLLKQRNLAFKNEQSAFIASSDGMFVQLNADLMLLRRGLLSQFNAKFTPLVHALLDKTLEFSYKASFKERNTEEMLVYLQGKRAYEWSKKSVLFGVHRDRYLLMEGEREIASYLSVGERRMVSLVMKQVLAQLIVEHRGRKPIILLDDVFVELDNAHRERFWQMLPDYEQLFMSAFSLEPWMKELPSYKSYRVVGGEIEWMDG; translated from the coding sequence ATGCTAGAAGAGATTTATTTATATCAATTTCGTAATTTAGCAACGATGTGCTTGGCCTTGGATGCCAAGCACATTATTCTTGTAGGGCAAAATGGTGCAGGCAAGAGTAATTTTTTAGAGGCGATCTACTATGCCTGTCTTGGATCGAGTTTTCGCGAGCGTCAAGATGAGCAGATTGTCCACTTTGAGAAGCATCAATTTGCTTTAAAAGGCATCCATCGTATCGATAAGTACTTTGACACGGTGAACATCCAGTATCAAGAGAAAAGGAAAGAGATTTTTCTCAACAAGGTAATTTTACGCGATCGAAAAGAGCTCTTGATGCGCTATCCTTGTGTCATTTTTGGTTATCACGATAGCGCGTTGATTCATGGGGAACCTAGCTTACGCCGGCAATTCTTCGATCAAATGGCCTCGTTGGTCTATGGCGATAGCTATATTCTTTCCTTACGTGCGTATCAACACCTCTTAAAGCAACGTAATCTCGCCTTTAAAAATGAACAGAGTGCCTTTATTGCCTCTAGCGATGGGATGTTTGTCCAACTCAATGCCGATTTGATGCTCTTACGTCGGGGATTATTGAGTCAATTTAATGCAAAATTTACGCCTCTGGTGCACGCGTTACTGGATAAAACATTGGAATTTAGTTATAAAGCGAGCTTTAAAGAGCGTAATACTGAAGAAATGTTGGTATATTTGCAGGGAAAACGTGCTTATGAATGGAGTAAAAAGAGTGTCCTCTTTGGCGTGCATCGTGATCGCTATCTTTTGATGGAAGGCGAGCGCGAGATTGCTAGTTATCTCTCGGTGGGCGAACGTCGGATGGTTAGCTTGGTGATGAAGCAGGTGCTCGCGCAATTGATTGTTGAACATCGCGGACGTAAACCCATTATCCTCCTCGACGATGTCTTTGTCGAACTTGATAACGCCCATCGTGAGCGCTTTTGGCAAATGTTGCCCGATTACGAACAACTCTTTATGAGCGCCTTTAGCCTAGAGCCTTGGATGAAAGAGCTACCCTCGTATAAAAGCTATCGGGTGGTCGGTGGAGAGATAGAGTGGATGGATGGTTAG
- the dnaN gene encoding DNA polymerase III subunit beta yields the protein MKFTCNKETLIKEILAAQKIITQKNQITIISNVLLECDDDKLIIKATDAKLRFETEIPVICHTPGKIALFCDRFAQILKALPAGDLNIDAQEEKVSISILKYPAIHYELRYQNPENFPWSEDPQSDEFFHFTKKSFIQMINNTIFAVSDDEMRLFLNGVYFEKVENELIMVATDGKRLSYIAQTLEEEIDAFEGIIIPPKFLQLIKDLSYGVEGEVAIAIKDQHIYARFDGVKIASSLIDGQFPAYRRAIPEKQEYQLLADRHEFIEAVKRMTIMADSKAKRIYMTIEEGAIKFHVEESKMGKASDSIACEYTGPTMPFAFNFEHLLTPLRVMESEQVSFAFTHTDKAITLASQPAENFFHVIMSMQLDNNT from the coding sequence ATGAAATTTACCTGTAACAAAGAGACCTTAATCAAAGAGATTCTCGCCGCACAGAAAATCATCACCCAAAAAAATCAAATCACTATCATCTCCAATGTCCTCTTAGAATGTGATGATGATAAGCTTATTATCAAAGCAACAGACGCGAAACTGCGCTTTGAAACAGAAATTCCTGTCATTTGTCATACACCTGGAAAAATTGCACTCTTTTGCGATCGTTTTGCCCAAATTCTCAAAGCATTACCGGCAGGTGATCTCAACATTGATGCGCAAGAAGAGAAAGTTTCCATCTCCATTCTCAAATATCCTGCCATTCACTATGAATTGCGTTATCAAAATCCTGAAAATTTTCCTTGGTCTGAAGATCCGCAAAGCGATGAATTCTTTCATTTCACCAAAAAAAGCTTTATTCAAATGATTAATAACACCATTTTCGCTGTCTCTGATGACGAAATGCGTCTTTTTCTTAATGGAGTTTACTTTGAAAAAGTCGAGAATGAGCTAATTATGGTTGCTACTGATGGCAAACGCCTCTCTTATATTGCCCAAACATTAGAAGAAGAGATTGACGCCTTTGAAGGCATTATTATTCCACCTAAATTCTTACAGCTTATTAAAGATCTCTCTTATGGTGTAGAGGGAGAAGTTGCCATTGCCATTAAAGATCAACATATTTATGCCCGTTTTGATGGTGTAAAGATTGCCTCCAGTTTGATTGATGGACAATTTCCTGCCTATCGTCGGGCTATTCCGGAGAAACAAGAGTATCAATTGCTTGCCGATCGCCATGAATTTATCGAGGCGGTGAAGCGTATGACGATTATGGCAGATAGCAAAGCCAAGCGTATTTACATGACAATTGAAGAGGGTGCGATCAAATTTCACGTAGAAGAGTCTAAAATGGGCAAAGCAAGCGATAGTATTGCTTGTGAGTACACAGGCCCTACCATGCCTTTTGCGTTCAATTTTGAGCATCTATTGACGCCTTTACGCGTGATGGAGAGTGAACAAGTCTCTTTTGCCTTTACGCATACCGACAAGGCGATTACGCTTGCTAGCCAGCCTGCGGAGAATTTTTTCCATGTTATCATGTCGATGCAATTGGATAATAATACTTAG
- the dnaA gene encoding chromosomal replication initiator protein DnaA codes for MFTDNTEIRETLQFLVDQNEITETERLGCEERMHLASFQNNVLEISTPSRYYRDRYEERYKEKMEEHLSQMEGRPITIEFSVRPSSLESQNPSPTPPPETNKPKQQRPAGLSLLYTFETFVPGENSLYPYNAAIAIAKKPGGAYNPCLIYGGVGLGKTHLMQAIGNYIYDHNPHANIIFISAEKMFHDLASHTRGNSPHAFREKYRNADVLLMDDIHLLQRKVETQNELFYVFNELYGHQKQIVFTCDRPISELQNFSSRLTSRFERGLTVDLQPPTFETKIAIIKKKLEIEGKEFPPEVIELIANTIQTNVRDLEAAITNIHAYADLTGEKITLESTIARLKATFAGSLAPQGTISSSKVQKIIADYFDITVNDLKSKRKTKNIVYPRQLAMYILRQITDLSTTEIGLEFGGRDHTTVMHACQKIEDLKIIDPNIESTIRNLIRSVKENGEP; via the coding sequence ATGTTCACTGACAACACCGAAATCCGCGAAACCCTGCAATTTCTAGTCGATCAAAATGAGATCACCGAGACCGAGCGTCTAGGCTGTGAGGAGCGTATGCACTTAGCTAGCTTCCAAAACAACGTCCTTGAGATCTCAACCCCCTCGCGCTATTATCGCGATCGCTATGAAGAGCGCTACAAAGAGAAGATGGAAGAGCATCTCTCCCAGATGGAAGGTCGTCCCATCACCATCGAATTTAGCGTGCGTCCTTCCTCGCTAGAGAGCCAAAACCCCTCCCCTACTCCACCACCAGAGACAAATAAACCTAAACAACAACGCCCCGCAGGACTCTCCTTGCTTTACACCTTTGAGACCTTTGTGCCAGGAGAGAATAGCCTCTATCCCTACAATGCTGCCATTGCCATCGCGAAGAAGCCTGGTGGCGCTTATAATCCTTGTCTCATCTACGGAGGCGTCGGGCTAGGAAAGACACACCTCATGCAAGCGATCGGCAACTACATCTACGATCACAATCCACATGCCAACATCATCTTTATCTCTGCCGAAAAAATGTTTCACGACCTCGCCAGCCACACCCGAGGTAACTCGCCCCACGCCTTCCGAGAAAAGTATCGCAACGCCGATGTGCTTCTCATGGACGATATCCACCTCCTACAACGTAAAGTGGAAACCCAAAACGAACTCTTCTACGTTTTTAACGAGCTCTATGGGCATCAGAAGCAGATTGTCTTTACTTGCGACCGACCCATCAGCGAGCTACAAAACTTCTCCTCACGCCTCACCAGTCGCTTTGAGCGCGGTCTAACTGTCGATCTCCAACCCCCTACCTTCGAGACAAAGATCGCCATCATCAAAAAGAAGCTCGAAATCGAAGGCAAAGAGTTTCCCCCAGAAGTGATCGAACTCATCGCCAACACCATCCAAACCAACGTCCGCGACCTCGAAGCTGCCATCACAAACATCCATGCCTACGCTGACCTCACCGGCGAAAAGATCACTTTGGAATCGACTATCGCGCGTCTAAAAGCCACTTTTGCCGGCTCTCTCGCGCCACAAGGCACCATCTCCAGCTCTAAAGTCCAGAAAATCATCGCCGACTACTTCGATATCACTGTCAATGACCTAAAAAGTAAACGTAAAACCAAAAATATCGTCTATCCCCGCCAACTAGCCATGTACATTTTACGCCAAATCACCGACCTCTCCACCACCGAAATCGGCCTCGAATTTGGCGGTCGCGATCACACCACCGTCATGCACGCCTGCCAAAAAATCGAAGATCTCAAAATCATCGACCCCAACATCGAATCCACCATCCGCAACCTCATTCGCTCGGTCAAAGAAAATGGCGAACCCTAA
- a CDS encoding glycoside hydrolase family 13 protein: protein MNLPAIYHRTSDNYCYPIDENQLIINLKTGYDVMSVELIYNDPFDGGILGGKWRWQGKRLAMPFKKELEQHIWWTTTITPEFKRCKYYFHLKFHDGQEICYLEEGFLSPAHIDDQATMKQMFTFPWLNASDIVRTPDWVHETVWYQIFPDRFANGANQHLAHIKPWHSGEVTNQEIYGGDLQGIIDKLDYLVNLGITGLYLNPIFHAQSTHKYDTTDYYTVDPMFGDNAKLKELVQKAHQKGLKVMLDGVFNHTGSEFFAWQDILKHGFDSPYIDWYMVNKFPFLEKGHRTRHGDYYSFAFVDNMPKINTNHPAVVQYFMEVVSYWVREFDIDALRLDVANEMAHSFNKELYRTLKAIKPDFYILGEIWHDSINWLQSNEFDSVMNYPLTSAISNFWLDHHRNKYQLSQQINRCYTMYMQQTNNTLFNLLDSHDTQRLFNRVHKNIDAFYQQIFLLFAMPGSPCIYYGTEIALEGEHDPDCRRCMPWQAIDNQEHQATLATIQAIIQLRHHNSCMKSQHFHFENHFYQVPRLIELLKIDDEGNKLRILFNASEHEIYIEVYETTFCHKYYNHQLSPGGILAYNVL, encoded by the coding sequence ATGAATTTACCGGCTATTTATCACCGTACCAGTGATAATTATTGCTATCCCATCGACGAAAATCAACTCATTATTAACCTAAAAACCGGCTACGACGTCATGAGTGTCGAACTTATCTATAACGATCCCTTTGACGGAGGCATTCTTGGCGGTAAGTGGCGCTGGCAAGGCAAGCGTTTAGCCATGCCCTTTAAAAAAGAGCTCGAACAACACATCTGGTGGACAACCACCATTACCCCCGAATTTAAGCGATGCAAGTACTACTTTCACCTTAAATTTCATGATGGACAGGAAATTTGCTACCTAGAAGAGGGCTTCTTGTCGCCAGCGCATATCGATGACCAAGCCACCATGAAGCAGATGTTTACCTTTCCTTGGCTCAATGCTTCTGATATTGTACGCACGCCCGATTGGGTGCATGAGACGGTTTGGTATCAAATTTTCCCCGATCGCTTTGCCAATGGTGCCAACCAACATCTAGCCCACATCAAACCGTGGCACAGCGGTGAGGTTACCAATCAAGAGATTTACGGCGGCGATCTCCAAGGCATTATCGATAAGCTCGACTACCTCGTGAATTTAGGCATTACTGGTCTCTACCTCAACCCTATCTTTCATGCACAATCGACCCACAAATACGACACCACCGATTACTATACGGTAGACCCGATGTTTGGTGATAATGCCAAGCTCAAAGAATTGGTGCAAAAAGCCCATCAAAAAGGCCTCAAAGTGATGCTCGATGGCGTCTTTAACCACACCGGAAGTGAATTTTTTGCGTGGCAGGATATCCTAAAACATGGCTTTGATTCGCCCTATATTGATTGGTACATGGTGAATAAATTCCCCTTCCTTGAGAAAGGACACCGCACGCGTCATGGCGACTACTACTCCTTTGCCTTTGTCGACAATATGCCCAAAATCAACACCAATCACCCGGCGGTGGTGCAGTACTTTATGGAGGTGGTGAGTTATTGGGTGAGAGAATTTGATATTGATGCCTTGCGCTTAGATGTTGCTAATGAGATGGCGCACTCCTTCAACAAGGAACTTTATCGCACGCTCAAAGCGATTAAGCCAGATTTTTACATTCTAGGTGAAATTTGGCACGATTCGATCAATTGGCTGCAAAGCAATGAATTTGACTCGGTGATGAATTACCCGCTCACTAGCGCTATCTCCAACTTCTGGCTCGATCACCACCGCAATAAATATCAACTTAGCCAGCAAATCAATCGCTGTTATACCATGTACATGCAACAGACCAACAACACCCTCTTCAACCTACTCGACTCGCACGATACCCAGCGCCTCTTCAACCGCGTGCATAAAAATATCGACGCCTTCTACCAACAGATCTTTCTGCTCTTTGCCATGCCCGGATCGCCTTGCATCTACTACGGCACCGAAATCGCCTTAGAGGGCGAACACGACCCCGATTGTCGACGCTGTATGCCTTGGCAAGCCATCGACAACCAAGAGCATCAAGCCACCTTGGCAACCATCCAAGCCATCATCCAACTCCGCCATCATAACTCCTGCATGAAGAGCCAACACTTTCACTTTGAGAACCACTTCTACCAAGTACCACGCCTTATCGAATTACTTAAAATCGACGATGAAGGAAACAAACTGCGCATCCTCTTCAACGCCAGCGAGCACGAGATCTACATCGAGGTCTACGAAACCACCTTCTGCCACAAGTACTACAACCATCAGCTCTCCCCTGGGGGAATTTTAGCCTATAACGTACTCTAA